In a single window of the Raphanus sativus cultivar WK10039 chromosome 9, ASM80110v3, whole genome shotgun sequence genome:
- the LOC108826319 gene encoding homeobox-leucine zipper protein ATHB-21 isoform X2, translated as MNNQNVDDHNLLFISQMYPNVYTSSIPQQGESKPARPRRRRKSKSVAVVGGEGSNGWFRKRKLSEEQVRMLEMSFGDEHKLESERKDRLAKELGLDPRQVAVWFQNRRARWKNKRLEDEYTRLKNAHENVVVEKHRLDSEVLHLKEQLHDAEREIQRLAQRVEGAISNSPISSVSVVANQTTPFFGDYEVEVGDDSDGYQNLFYSPEYIDGFEWISPFV; from the exons ATGAATAACCAGAATGTAGATGATCATAATCTTCTATTCATTTCTCAGATGTACCCTAATGTCTATACTTCATCAATACCACAACAAG GAGAATCCAAACCAGCGCGgccgaggaggaggaggaagagcaAGAGTGTTGCGGTGGTAGGTGGAGAAGGGAGCAATGGGTGGTTTAGGAAGAGGAAATTGAGTGAGGAGCAAGTAAGAATGCTGGAGATGAGTTTTGGAGATGAACATAAGCTTGAGTCAGAGAGGAAAGATCGTCTTGCTAAGGAGTTAGGGCTTGATCCCCGCCAAGTCGCCGTCTGGTTCCAGAACCGCCGTGCACGGTGGAAGAACAAGAGGCTTGAAGATGAATACACTAGACTCAAGAACGCACACGAAAACGTCGTCGTTGAGAAGCATCGTCTTGATTCTGAG GTTCTTCACCTAAAGGAGCAGCTTCATGACGCTGAAAGAGAGATCCAACGGCTGGCACAAAGAGTCGAAGGAGCCATAAGCAACAGTCCGATCTCATCTGTCTCTGTCGTAGCCAATCAGACTACACCGTTTTTCGGAGACTATGAAGTCGAAGTCGGAGACGACAGTGACGGTTACCAGAACTTGTTCTACTCGCCGGAATACATTGATGGATTTGAATGGATTAGCCCATTCGTGTGA
- the LOC108826319 gene encoding homeobox-leucine zipper protein ATHB-21 isoform X3 → MYPNVYTSSIPQQAGESKPARPRRRRKSKSVAVVGGEGSNGWFRKRKLSEEQVRMLEMSFGDEHKLESERKDRLAKELGLDPRQVAVWFQNRRARWKNKRLEDEYTRLKNAHENVVVEKHRLDSEVLHLKEQLHDAEREIQRLAQRVEGAISNSPISSVSVVANQTTPFFGDYEVEVGDDSDGYQNLFYSPEYIDGFEWISPFV, encoded by the exons ATGTACCCTAATGTCTATACTTCATCAATACCACAACAAG cAGGAGAATCCAAACCAGCGCGgccgaggaggaggaggaagagcaAGAGTGTTGCGGTGGTAGGTGGAGAAGGGAGCAATGGGTGGTTTAGGAAGAGGAAATTGAGTGAGGAGCAAGTAAGAATGCTGGAGATGAGTTTTGGAGATGAACATAAGCTTGAGTCAGAGAGGAAAGATCGTCTTGCTAAGGAGTTAGGGCTTGATCCCCGCCAAGTCGCCGTCTGGTTCCAGAACCGCCGTGCACGGTGGAAGAACAAGAGGCTTGAAGATGAATACACTAGACTCAAGAACGCACACGAAAACGTCGTCGTTGAGAAGCATCGTCTTGATTCTGAG GTTCTTCACCTAAAGGAGCAGCTTCATGACGCTGAAAGAGAGATCCAACGGCTGGCACAAAGAGTCGAAGGAGCCATAAGCAACAGTCCGATCTCATCTGTCTCTGTCGTAGCCAATCAGACTACACCGTTTTTCGGAGACTATGAAGTCGAAGTCGGAGACGACAGTGACGGTTACCAGAACTTGTTCTACTCGCCGGAATACATTGATGGATTTGAATGGATTAGCCCATTCGTGTGA
- the LOC108828454 gene encoding splicing factor U2af large subunit A isoform X1: MSDHEENGVSGDGFHSEDGGGRGGEIDDHRDSKSERETVDKERDSRGKGRDKERDGEQERRRERDGERIKRHDDREEDRRSRDRDRHHRSRHRDRSGERRERVRGDDDDYRRSSRDRDFDRRRDSDRDRGDRRRRRSRSRGRSERRSRSPSKPKRVSGFDMAPPAAGMLDAGAALTGQVPAPSPNLLPGNGMFPLQPGQQFGGVPMMPIQAMTQQATRHARRVYVGGLSPSANEQSVATFFSQAMAAIGGNSAGPGDAVVNVYINYEKKFAFVEMRSVQEASNAMTLDGIIFEGAPVKVRRPSDYNPALAATLGPSQPIPNLNLAAVGLTPGGAGALEGPDRLFVGGLPYYIPESQIRELLESLGALKGFDLVRDRETGNSKGYAFCAYQDPAATDIACAALNGITMGDKTLCVRRANQGTAQTKPEQENVLLHAQQQVAFQKIMLQQGAAAAATKVVCLTQVVTEDELRNDEEYEDIVVDMRDEGGKFGALTKVVIPRPSSSGEPVQGVGKVFLEYAETESSNRARNGMNGRKFGGNEVVAVFYPEDKFEQGDYSL, encoded by the exons ATGTCTGATCACGAAGAAAACGGCGTCTCCGGTGATGGATTTCACTCCGAAGATGGCGGTGGACGCGGCGGCGAGATCGACGACCACCGAGACTCAAAATCCGAG AGGGAAACGGTTGACAAGGAGAGAGATTCGAGAGGGAAAGGGCGGGATAAGGAGAGAGACGGGGAGCAAGAACGGAGGAgggagagagatggagagagaaTCAAGCGACATGATGACAGGGAGGAGGATAGAAGAAGCAGGGATCGAGACCGACATCACAGAAGTCGTCACAGGGATCGCAGTGGCGAAAGAAGAGAACGTGTTAggggtgatgatgatgactaCCGTCGTAGTAGCCGTGACCGTGACTTTGACAG GCGTAGAGATTCTGACAGAGATAGAGGAGATAGACGCCGTCGCCGTTCTCGTTCAAGGGGTAGATCTGAGCGAAGATCACGTTCTCCATCAAAGCC TAAGCGGGTCAGTGGATTCGACATGGCACCTCCAGCTGCTGGGATGTTAGATGCTGGTGCTGCTCTTACAG GCCAAGTTCCTGCTCCAAGCCCAAATCTTCTTCCTGGAAATGGAATGTTTCCTTTACAACCTGGACAG CAATTCGGAGGAGTCCCTATGATGCCTATTCAGGCAATGACACAACAG GCTACTAGACATGCGCGTAGGGTCTATGTTGGTGGCCTTTCTCCCTCAGCAAATGAACAG TCTGTTGCCACATTTTTTAGTCAGGCTATGGCTGCTATTGGCGGAAACAGTGCTGGTCCAG GTGATGCTGTTGTTAATGTGTACATAAACTACGAGAAGAAATTTGCATTTGTGGAGATGCGATCCGTTCAAGAAGCCAGTAATGCAATGACTTTGGATGGAATTATATTTGAG GGAGCTCCAGTGAAGGTGAGGAGACCGAGTGACTATAACCCAGCGCTGGCTGCAACCCTTGGTCCGAGCCAGCCCATTCCAAATTTAAACTTGGCTGCTGTAGGTCTGACTCCAGGAGGTGCTGGTGCGCTTGAAGGCCCAGACCGTCTTTTTGTTGGTGGACTTCCTTATTATATCCCTGAGTCACAAATCAGAGAGTTGTTAGAGTCCTTGGGAGCCCTGAAAGGTTTTGATCTTGTAAGAGACAGAGAAACTGGAAACTCAAAAGGATATGCATTCTGTGCGTATCAAGATCCCGCAGCTACAGACATTGCATGCGCTGCCCTCAATGGAATTACCATGGGAGATAAAACTCTATGTGTAAGGCGAGCTAACCAAGGAACAGCTCAAACGAAACCTGAACAGGAGAATGTATTGTTGCACGCACAACAGCAAGTTGCTTTCCag AAGATTATGCTACAACAgggagcagcagcagcagcaaccaAAGTTGTGTGCCTGACTCAAGTAGTTACAGAGGACGAGCTTAGAAATGATGAGGAGTACGAAGACATTGTTGTAGACATGAGAGATGAAGGCGGAAAGTTTG GTGCGTTAACTAAAGTCGTGATCCCTCGCCCCAGCTCCAGTGGTGAGCCCGTTCAGGGTGTTGGAAAG GTGTTTCTTGAGTATGCGGAAACAGAGAGCTCGAACAGGGCAAGAAACGGTATGAATGGTAGGAAGTTTGGAGGGAACGAAGTGGTGGCTGTGTTTTACCCTGAAGATAAGTTTGAACAAGGCGATTATTCTCTCTAa
- the LOC108824164 gene encoding pentatricopeptide repeat-containing protein At2g18520, mitochondrial — translation MTPSRLYLHFLRRFSTAVTDPTTTTTTAAAITVSKAKSKLRKVHDPDKALAIYNSVVSNNTASSSSSSPLSSRYAMELTVRRLAKSHRFSDVEALIESRKRDPLIKTEAFLSTLIRSYGRASMFDHALKTFEEMEQLGTPRSVVSFNALLAACLHSDNFERVPHLFDEIPQRYPNVITPDEVSYGMLIKSYCDSGSVDKAVETMRAMEEKGVEVNIIALTTILGSLYKSGRTDAAESLWSEMVSKGCELDNTVYNVRLMNAAKEKGPERVKELMEEMRSVGLKPDTVSYNYLMTAYCVKGMMGEAKKVYEGLGEKEGCCCAANAATFRTLIFHLCINGLYEEGLVVFKKSAVVHKVPDFKTCKHLTEGLVRNNRMEDARGVARVVKKKYPPRLVAEWKKLEESLGLYTKKAGSSRTRQVLDDQESDAAA, via the coding sequence ATGACGCCGTCTCGTCTCTATCTCCATTTCCTCCGCCGTTTCTCCACCGCCGTCACAGATcccacaaccaccaccaccaccgccgcaGCAATCACCGTCTCCAAAGCAAAGTCCAAACTCCGCAAAGTCCACGACCCCGACAAAGCCCTCGCGATCTACAACTCCGTCGTCTCCAACAacaccgcctcctcctcctcctcatcccCACTCTCCTCTCGCTACGCCATGGAGCTCACCGTCCGCCGCCTCGCCAAATCCCACCGCTTCTCCGACGTCGAGGCCTTGATCGAGTCTCGCAAGAGAGACCCACTTATCAAAACAGAGGCTTTCCTCTCCACGCTCATCAGATCCTACGGACGCGCCTCCATGTTCGACCACGCCTTGAAGACCTTCGAGGAGATGGAGCAGCTCGGAACTCCCAGATCCGTCGTCTCCTTCAACGCGCTGCTCGCCGCCTGTCTCCATTCCGACAATTTCGAAAGAGTCCCCCACCTGTTCGACGAAATTCCTCAGAGGTATCCTAACGTCATCACTCCTGATGAAGTCTCTTACGGGATGTTGATTAAGTCGTACTGCGACTCTGGCTCGGTGGATAAGGCTGTGGAGACTATGAGGGCCATGGAGGAGAAAGGTGTTGAGGTTAACATCATTGCTTTGACGACAATCTTAGGATCTTTGTATAAGAGCGGGCGAACCGATGCGGCGGAGAGCTTGTGGAGCGAGATGGTGAGTAAAGGCTGTGAGTTGGATAACACTGTTTATAACGTCAGGCTAATGAACGCTGCGAAGGAGAAGGGGCCTGAGAGAGTGAAGGAGCTGATGGAGGAGATGAGGAGTGTTGGGTTGAAGCCTGATACGGTTAGCTATAACTATCTGATGACCGCGTACTGCGTGAAAGGGATGATGGGTGAGGCCAAGAAGGTGTACGAAGGGCTTGGTGAGAAAGAGGGGTGTTGTTGCGCCGCGAATGCAGCGACGTTTAGGACGTTGATATTTCATCTGTGTATAAACGGGTTGTATGAGGAGGGTTTGGTTGTGTTCAAGAAGAGCGCGGTGGTGCACAAGGTTCCGGATTTCAAGACGTGTAAGCATTTGACTGAAGGGTTGGTGAGGAATAATAGGATGGAGGACGCGAGGGGAGTGGCTAGGGTGGTGAAGAAGAAGTATCCTCCGCGTTTGGTGGCTGAGTGGAAGAAACTAGAAGAGAGTCTTGGATTGTATACAAAGAAGGCTGGTTCTTCCCGAACAAGACAGGTGTTGGATGATCAAGAAAGTGATGCTGCTGCATAA
- the LOC108823620 gene encoding uncharacterized protein LOC108823620: protein MATRIAPGVGANLLGQHSAERNQEATVYVGNLDPQLSDELLWELFVQAGPVVNVHVPKDRVTGLHQGYGFIEFRSEEDADYAIKVLNMIKIHGKPIRVNKASQDKKSLDVGANLFIGNLDPDVDEKILYDTFSAFGGIASNPKIMRDPDTGNSRGFGFISYDSFDASDAAIEAMTGQYLCNRQITVSYAYKKDTKGERHGTPAERLLAATNPVTQKSRPHTLFASGPPTHPNAPQPNGIPRPFVNGGMPPVSIPGPRPTPPPPPPQVYQTQPPPSWQPQPHQQQHGLAVPPPMQFRPTQGMPPPPPPQFLHQQQGFGGPRPPPPPPQAMGMHQHGWPPQHMQQGGPPPPQHMQQGGPPPPQHMQLHHHMSMPPPPPPQHQG, encoded by the exons atggCGACAAGAATAGCACCAGGAGTGGGAGCTAATCTGCTGGGACAACACTCAGCTGAGAGGAACCAAGAAGCTACTGTTTACGTCGGCAATCTCGACCCCCAG CTTTCCGACGAATTGCTGTGGGAACTGTTCGTACAAGCAGGCCCTGTTG TTAACGTCCACGTGCCGAAAGATAGGGTGACAGGTCTTCACCAAGGATATGGATTCATTGAGTTCCGCAGTGAGGAAGATGCTGACTAC GCAATTAAGGTTCTTAACATGATTAAAATCCATGGCAAGCCTATTCGTGTTAACAAG GCGTCTCAAGATAAGAAGAGTTTGGATGTTGGTGCTAACCTTTTCATTGGCAACCTTGACcct GATGTTGATGAAAAGATCTTGTATGATACTTTCAGCGCTTTTGGTGGCATTGCTTCTAATCCCAAG ATAATGCGAGATCCTGATACTGGCAACTCACGAGGTTTCGGTTTCATCAGCTATGACTCCTTTGACGCTTCTGATGCTGCTATTgag GCAATGACCGGACAATATCTATGTAATCGTCAAATCACAGTCTCTTACGCATACAAGAAAGACACCAAAGGAGAGCGCCATGGTACTCCAGCAG AGAGGCTTTTGGCTGCCACAAATCCAGTTACCCAGAAGAGCAGACCCCATACTCTATTCGCAAGCGGCCCGCCAACACATCCCAATGCTCCTCAACCTAATGGTATTCCACGTCCCTTTGTCAATGGCGGCATGCCACCTGTTTCGATCCCAGGCCCCCGTCCTACACCACCACCCCCACCCCCACAAGTCTACCAAACTCAGCCACCACCATCTTGGCAACCTCAGCCGCATCAACAGCAACACGGCTTAGCGGTTCCACCCCCCATGCAGTTCCGTCCTACTCAGGGAATGCCGCCTCCACCACCTCCACAGTTTCTTCATCAACAACAAGGTTTCGGCGGTCCaaggccaccaccaccaccacctcaaGCCATGGGAATGCACCAACATGGATGGCCGCCGCAACACATGCAACAAGGTGGACCACCACCGCCCCAACACATGCAGCAAGGTGGACCACCACCACCTCAACACATGCAGCTCCATCATCACATGTCTatgccaccaccaccaccaccgcaaCACCAGGGCTGA
- the LOC108826319 gene encoding homeobox-leucine zipper protein ATHB-21 isoform X1, which produces MNNQNVDDHNLLFISQMYPNVYTSSIPQQAGESKPARPRRRRKSKSVAVVGGEGSNGWFRKRKLSEEQVRMLEMSFGDEHKLESERKDRLAKELGLDPRQVAVWFQNRRARWKNKRLEDEYTRLKNAHENVVVEKHRLDSEVLHLKEQLHDAEREIQRLAQRVEGAISNSPISSVSVVANQTTPFFGDYEVEVGDDSDGYQNLFYSPEYIDGFEWISPFV; this is translated from the exons ATGAATAACCAGAATGTAGATGATCATAATCTTCTATTCATTTCTCAGATGTACCCTAATGTCTATACTTCATCAATACCACAACAAG cAGGAGAATCCAAACCAGCGCGgccgaggaggaggaggaagagcaAGAGTGTTGCGGTGGTAGGTGGAGAAGGGAGCAATGGGTGGTTTAGGAAGAGGAAATTGAGTGAGGAGCAAGTAAGAATGCTGGAGATGAGTTTTGGAGATGAACATAAGCTTGAGTCAGAGAGGAAAGATCGTCTTGCTAAGGAGTTAGGGCTTGATCCCCGCCAAGTCGCCGTCTGGTTCCAGAACCGCCGTGCACGGTGGAAGAACAAGAGGCTTGAAGATGAATACACTAGACTCAAGAACGCACACGAAAACGTCGTCGTTGAGAAGCATCGTCTTGATTCTGAG GTTCTTCACCTAAAGGAGCAGCTTCATGACGCTGAAAGAGAGATCCAACGGCTGGCACAAAGAGTCGAAGGAGCCATAAGCAACAGTCCGATCTCATCTGTCTCTGTCGTAGCCAATCAGACTACACCGTTTTTCGGAGACTATGAAGTCGAAGTCGGAGACGACAGTGACGGTTACCAGAACTTGTTCTACTCGCCGGAATACATTGATGGATTTGAATGGATTAGCCCATTCGTGTGA
- the LOC108828454 gene encoding splicing factor U2af large subunit A isoform X2 — MSDHEENGVSGDGFHSEDGGGRGGEIDDHRDSKSERETVDKERDSRGKGRDKERDGEQERRRERDGERIKRHDDREEDRRSRDRDRHHRSRHRDRSGERRERVRGDDDDYRRSSRDRDFDRRRDSDRDRGDRRRRRSRSRGRSERRSRSPSKPKRVSGFDMAPPAAGMLDAGAALTGQVPAPSPNLLPGNGMFPLQPGQQFGGVPMMPIQAMTQQATRHARRVYVGGLSPSANEQSVATFFSQAMAAIGGNSAGPGDAVVNVYINYEKKFAFVEMRSVQEASNAMTLDGIIFEGAPVKVRRPSDYNPALAATLGPSQPIPNLNLAAVGLTPGGAGALEGPDRLFVGGLPYYIPESQIRELLESLGALKGFDLVRDRETGNSKGYAFCAYQDPAATDIACAALNGITMGDKTLCVRRANQGTAQTKPEQENVLLHAQQQVAFQKIMLQQGAAAAATKVVCLTQVVTEDELRNDEEYEDIVVDMRDEGGKFAFCCPTFCYKESGHSRRLHSFLIYISSETQPS; from the exons ATGTCTGATCACGAAGAAAACGGCGTCTCCGGTGATGGATTTCACTCCGAAGATGGCGGTGGACGCGGCGGCGAGATCGACGACCACCGAGACTCAAAATCCGAG AGGGAAACGGTTGACAAGGAGAGAGATTCGAGAGGGAAAGGGCGGGATAAGGAGAGAGACGGGGAGCAAGAACGGAGGAgggagagagatggagagagaaTCAAGCGACATGATGACAGGGAGGAGGATAGAAGAAGCAGGGATCGAGACCGACATCACAGAAGTCGTCACAGGGATCGCAGTGGCGAAAGAAGAGAACGTGTTAggggtgatgatgatgactaCCGTCGTAGTAGCCGTGACCGTGACTTTGACAG GCGTAGAGATTCTGACAGAGATAGAGGAGATAGACGCCGTCGCCGTTCTCGTTCAAGGGGTAGATCTGAGCGAAGATCACGTTCTCCATCAAAGCC TAAGCGGGTCAGTGGATTCGACATGGCACCTCCAGCTGCTGGGATGTTAGATGCTGGTGCTGCTCTTACAG GCCAAGTTCCTGCTCCAAGCCCAAATCTTCTTCCTGGAAATGGAATGTTTCCTTTACAACCTGGACAG CAATTCGGAGGAGTCCCTATGATGCCTATTCAGGCAATGACACAACAG GCTACTAGACATGCGCGTAGGGTCTATGTTGGTGGCCTTTCTCCCTCAGCAAATGAACAG TCTGTTGCCACATTTTTTAGTCAGGCTATGGCTGCTATTGGCGGAAACAGTGCTGGTCCAG GTGATGCTGTTGTTAATGTGTACATAAACTACGAGAAGAAATTTGCATTTGTGGAGATGCGATCCGTTCAAGAAGCCAGTAATGCAATGACTTTGGATGGAATTATATTTGAG GGAGCTCCAGTGAAGGTGAGGAGACCGAGTGACTATAACCCAGCGCTGGCTGCAACCCTTGGTCCGAGCCAGCCCATTCCAAATTTAAACTTGGCTGCTGTAGGTCTGACTCCAGGAGGTGCTGGTGCGCTTGAAGGCCCAGACCGTCTTTTTGTTGGTGGACTTCCTTATTATATCCCTGAGTCACAAATCAGAGAGTTGTTAGAGTCCTTGGGAGCCCTGAAAGGTTTTGATCTTGTAAGAGACAGAGAAACTGGAAACTCAAAAGGATATGCATTCTGTGCGTATCAAGATCCCGCAGCTACAGACATTGCATGCGCTGCCCTCAATGGAATTACCATGGGAGATAAAACTCTATGTGTAAGGCGAGCTAACCAAGGAACAGCTCAAACGAAACCTGAACAGGAGAATGTATTGTTGCACGCACAACAGCAAGTTGCTTTCCag AAGATTATGCTACAACAgggagcagcagcagcagcaaccaAAGTTGTGTGCCTGACTCAAGTAGTTACAGAGGACGAGCTTAGAAATGATGAGGAGTACGAAGACATTGTTGTAGACATGAGAGATGAAGGCGGAAAGTTTG CCTTTTGTTGTCCCACATTCTGCTATAAAGAATCAGGCCATAGCAGGAGACTGCATAGCTTCCTTATCTATATATCATCCGAGACACAACCTTCTTAG
- the LOC108825988 gene encoding probable polyol transporter 3 has protein sequence MVHTGPNSSTGHMNKFALGCAIVASIISIIFGYDTGVMSGARIFIQDDLKINDNQVEVLMGILNLCALVGSLTAGKTSDVIGRRYTIALSSLIFLVGSVIMGYGPNYAVLMVGRCIAGVGVGFALMIAPVYSAEIASASHRGFLTSLPELCISLGILLGYVSNYCFGKLTLKLGWRLMLGLAAIPSMILAFGILKMPESPRWLVLQGRLEEAKKIMVLISNTEEEAEERFRDILAAAELEEDRAVGSDVWRELVINPRPAVRLILIAAVGIHFFEHATGIEAVVLYSPKIFEKAGVTSKDKLLLATVGVGLTKAVFIVIATFLLDKVGRRKLLLTSTGGMVFASTSLAIGLTMVHRFGRLLWALKLSIVSAYTFVAFFSIGLGPITWVYSSEIFPLRLRAQGASIGVAVNRIMNATVSMSFLSIMKTITMGGVFFMFAGIAVVAWWFFFFMLPETKGLPLEEIEKLFGGGDARDAREGLEIQAKRVNNKI, from the exons ATGGTTCACACTGGTCCAAACTCAAGCACTGGCCATATGAACAAATTCGCTTTAGGGTGTGCAATCGTTGCTTCCATCATTTCAATTATCTTCGGATATG ATACAGGAGTTATGAGCGGAGCAAGGATATTTATTCAAGATGATCTGAAAATAAACGATAATCAGGTAGAAGTTTTGATGGGAATCTTGAATCTCTGTGCTCTCGTTGGATCTTTAACGGCGGGAAAAACATCTGACGTCATAGGTCGACGTTACACTATTGCTCTCTCCTCCCTGATATTCTTAGTTGGATCGGTTATTATGGGATACGGTCCAAACTATGCCGTTTTGATGGTTGGAAGATGTATCGCCGGAGTTGGTGTAGGGTTTGCTCTAATGATAGCTCCGGTTTACTCCGCCGAGATAGCCTCGGCTTCACACAGAGGCTTTCTCACTTCGCTTCCTGAGCTTTGTATTAGTCTAGGGATCTTACTAGGCTATGTCTCGAATTACTGCTTCGGGAAATTGACGTTGAAACTCGGCTGGAGACTGATGCTTGGACTCGCAGCGATTCCTTCAATGATATTAGCGTTTGGAATCTTAAAAATGCCTGAATCTCCGAGGTGGCTTGTACTGCAAGGTAGGTTAGAAGAGGCCAAGAAAATCATGGTTTTGATATCCAACACCGAAGAGGAAGCTGAAGAACGCTTCAGGGACATCTTAGCGGCTGCAGAGTTAGAGGAAGATAGAGCGGTTGGCAGCGATGTATGGAGAGAGCTGGTGATAAACCCTAGACCCGCGGTGCGTTTGATCTTGATCGCGGCCGTGGGGATACATTTTTTCGAGCACGCGACTGGGATCGAAGCTGTCGTTTTGTACAGCCCGAAGATCTTTGAGAAAGCTGGAGTGACTTCAAAAGACAAGCTATTGCTAGCCACGGTCGGTGTAGGTTTAACTAAGGCTGTTTTTATAGTAATAGCTACTTTCTTGCTGGACAAGGTAGGTCGGAGAAAGCTTCTGTTGACGAGTACGGGTGGTATGGTCTTTGCGTCGACCAGTTTAGCAATTGGTCTCACGATGGTTCACCGTTTCGGGAGGTTATTGTGGGCCTTGAAGTTGAGCATCGTCTCTGCGTACACGTTTGTAGCGTTTTTCTCGATTGGGCTTGGGCCTATAACGTGGGTGTACAGCTCAGAGATATTCCCGTTGAGACTTAGGGCTCAGGGAGCGAGCATAGGCGTTGCGGTTAATAGGATCATGAACGCAACGGTCTCTATGAGTTTTCTGTCAATAATGAAGACGATCACTATGGGAGGTGTGTTCTTCATGTTCGCTGGAATCGCGGTTGTAGCGTGgtggttcttcttctttatgttGCCGGAGACGAAAGGATTGCCATTGGAAGAGATTGAGAAACTTTTTGGTGGTGGAGATGCTCGTGATGCTCGCGAGGGATTAGAGATTCAAGCTAAGAGAGTCAATAATAAGATTTGA
- the LOC108826319 gene encoding homeobox-leucine zipper protein ATHB-21 isoform X4 codes for MYPNVYTSSIPQQGESKPARPRRRRKSKSVAVVGGEGSNGWFRKRKLSEEQVRMLEMSFGDEHKLESERKDRLAKELGLDPRQVAVWFQNRRARWKNKRLEDEYTRLKNAHENVVVEKHRLDSEVLHLKEQLHDAEREIQRLAQRVEGAISNSPISSVSVVANQTTPFFGDYEVEVGDDSDGYQNLFYSPEYIDGFEWISPFV; via the exons ATGTACCCTAATGTCTATACTTCATCAATACCACAACAAG GAGAATCCAAACCAGCGCGgccgaggaggaggaggaagagcaAGAGTGTTGCGGTGGTAGGTGGAGAAGGGAGCAATGGGTGGTTTAGGAAGAGGAAATTGAGTGAGGAGCAAGTAAGAATGCTGGAGATGAGTTTTGGAGATGAACATAAGCTTGAGTCAGAGAGGAAAGATCGTCTTGCTAAGGAGTTAGGGCTTGATCCCCGCCAAGTCGCCGTCTGGTTCCAGAACCGCCGTGCACGGTGGAAGAACAAGAGGCTTGAAGATGAATACACTAGACTCAAGAACGCACACGAAAACGTCGTCGTTGAGAAGCATCGTCTTGATTCTGAG GTTCTTCACCTAAAGGAGCAGCTTCATGACGCTGAAAGAGAGATCCAACGGCTGGCACAAAGAGTCGAAGGAGCCATAAGCAACAGTCCGATCTCATCTGTCTCTGTCGTAGCCAATCAGACTACACCGTTTTTCGGAGACTATGAAGTCGAAGTCGGAGACGACAGTGACGGTTACCAGAACTTGTTCTACTCGCCGGAATACATTGATGGATTTGAATGGATTAGCCCATTCGTGTGA